One part of the Rhizobium rhizogenes genome encodes these proteins:
- a CDS encoding ABC transporter substrate-binding protein, with the protein MRKSIVLSTAMALAAGTAAYAAEISDGKVKIGILNDQSGVYANFGGKYSYEAAKMAVEDFGGKVLDAPVEVVTADHQNKADVASNIARQWYDTEQVDSIMELTSSSVGLAVQALSKDKKKITVNTGAATTELTGKQCSPYGFHWAYDTYSLAVGTGGALVKQGGDSWFFLTADYAFGYSLEENTANFVKGNGGKVLGSVRHPLATTDYSSFLLQAQSSGAKVIGLANAGLDTSNAIKQAAEFGIVAGGQRLAALLFTLAEVHGLGLEAAQGLTLTEGFYWDRDDESRKFGERFKERTGAMPNMVHAGTYSAVLHYLKAIEKAGTDDADAVAKAMKEMPVNDVFSKDGHVAANGRMIHDMYLMEVKKPDESKQPWDYYKVLATIPGKEAFMDPAKSGCPLVTQ; encoded by the coding sequence ATGCGCAAGAGTATCGTTTTATCCACGGCCATGGCACTGGCCGCCGGCACCGCCGCTTATGCCGCCGAGATTTCGGACGGCAAGGTCAAGATCGGCATTCTGAACGACCAGTCGGGCGTCTACGCCAATTTCGGCGGCAAATACTCTTATGAAGCCGCGAAGATGGCGGTCGAGGATTTTGGCGGTAAGGTGCTGGACGCGCCGGTGGAAGTGGTGACCGCCGACCACCAGAACAAGGCGGATGTCGCCTCCAACATCGCCCGGCAATGGTACGACACCGAACAGGTCGATTCGATCATGGAATTGACCTCGTCTTCGGTCGGCCTGGCCGTGCAGGCGCTCTCCAAGGACAAGAAGAAGATCACCGTCAACACCGGTGCGGCAACCACCGAACTGACCGGCAAGCAGTGCAGCCCCTATGGTTTCCACTGGGCTTATGACACCTATTCGCTGGCGGTTGGCACCGGCGGCGCGCTGGTGAAGCAGGGCGGCGACAGCTGGTTCTTCCTGACTGCGGACTATGCTTTCGGTTATTCGCTGGAAGAAAACACCGCCAATTTCGTCAAGGGCAATGGCGGCAAGGTTCTGGGCTCCGTGCGCCATCCGCTGGCAACGACGGATTATTCCTCCTTCCTGCTGCAGGCGCAGTCTTCGGGCGCGAAGGTCATCGGTCTTGCCAATGCGGGCCTCGACACCTCCAATGCCATCAAGCAGGCGGCTGAATTCGGCATCGTTGCCGGCGGCCAGCGGCTTGCGGCGCTTCTCTTCACGCTCGCCGAAGTCCATGGCCTCGGTCTTGAGGCGGCGCAAGGGCTGACGCTGACGGAAGGTTTTTACTGGGACCGCGACGATGAATCGCGCAAGTTCGGCGAGCGTTTCAAGGAACGCACCGGCGCCATGCCGAACATGGTGCATGCCGGCACCTATTCCGCCGTGCTGCACTACCTGAAGGCCATTGAAAAGGCAGGCACTGATGATGCCGATGCTGTCGCCAAGGCAATGAAGGAAATGCCCGTCAACGACGTTTTCTCCAAGGACGGCCATGTGGCCGCCAATGGCCGCATGATCCACGACATGTATCTCATGGAAGTGAAGAAGCCGGATGAGAGCAAGCAGCCGTGGGATTATTACAAGGTGCTCGCCACCATCCCCGGCAAGGAAGCCTTCATGGACCCTGCAAAAAGCGGTTGCCCGCTGGTGACGCAATAA
- a CDS encoding LLM class flavin-dependent oxidoreductase, producing MKKIGFLSFGHWTPSPQSQTRSAADTLLQSIDLAVAAEELGADGAYFRVHHFARQLASPFPLLAAIGARTKKIEIGTGVIDMRYENPFYMAEDAGSADLIAGGRLQLGISRGSPEQVIDGWRYFGFRPAEGESEEDMARQHTEVFLELLKGDGFAQPNPRPMFPNPPGLLRLEPHSEGLRERIWWGSSSNATAVWAAKLGMNLQSSTLKTDETGEPFHVQQAQQIRIFREAWKEAGHTREPRVSVSRSIFALVNDRDRAYFGYGNEGDDKIGYIDDKTRAIFGRSYAAEPEALIEQLKADEAIAEADTLLLTVPNQLGVDYNAHVIETILKQVAPALGWR from the coding sequence ATGAAAAAGATCGGATTCCTGTCCTTCGGCCACTGGACACCCTCACCCCAGTCGCAGACCCGCTCGGCTGCGGACACGCTGCTGCAATCGATAGACCTCGCCGTGGCCGCGGAAGAACTGGGCGCCGATGGCGCCTATTTCCGCGTGCACCATTTCGCCCGCCAGCTTGCTTCGCCCTTTCCGCTTCTGGCCGCCATCGGCGCCAGAACGAAAAAGATCGAGATCGGCACCGGCGTCATCGACATGCGTTATGAAAACCCGTTCTACATGGCGGAGGATGCCGGTTCGGCCGACCTCATCGCCGGTGGACGCCTGCAACTCGGCATCAGCCGTGGTTCACCGGAACAGGTGATCGATGGCTGGCGTTATTTCGGCTTCCGCCCGGCCGAGGGCGAGAGCGAAGAAGACATGGCGCGGCAGCATACCGAGGTCTTCCTGGAGCTTCTGAAGGGCGATGGTTTCGCGCAGCCGAACCCGAGACCGATGTTCCCCAACCCGCCCGGCCTTTTGCGGCTGGAACCCCATTCCGAAGGGCTGCGTGAGCGCATCTGGTGGGGTTCGAGCTCCAATGCGACAGCGGTATGGGCGGCAAAGCTTGGCATGAACCTGCAAAGCTCCACCCTGAAGACGGATGAAACGGGCGAGCCTTTCCATGTCCAGCAGGCGCAGCAGATCCGCATCTTCCGGGAAGCATGGAAGGAAGCAGGCCACACCCGCGAGCCGCGTGTATCGGTCAGCCGCAGCATCTTCGCTCTCGTCAACGACCGCGACCGGGCCTATTTCGGTTACGGCAACGAAGGCGACGACAAGATCGGTTATATCGACGACAAGACGCGTGCGATCTTCGGGCGCAGCTATGCCGCCGAGCCTGAAGCGCTGATCGAACAGCTGAAAGCCGATGAAGCCATTGCCGAGGCCGACACGCTGCTCCTGACCGTGCCGAACCAGCTGGGTGTCGACTACAACGCCCATGTGATCGAGACGATCCTGAAGCAGGTGGCGCCGGCTCTCGGCTGGCGCTAA
- a CDS encoding LysR family transcriptional regulator, with product MATPFTWDDLQYFLAVARTGQLSSAARSLRTSHATVSRHIDRLEFSLKTKLFERNPRGYELTTVGRRLVDTVERIEAEAERLQSDISESGSLLRGVVRLSAPEGFSNFFFVERLKDFAVTHPHIMVEMVTIQQIMALSRKEADVAVTLDPPKAGPYINEQIIDYTLHIYASRSYLAGRPKITRREDLLDHFFIGYVQDLIFSPGLDYMRDVLPGLRPNFQSSSIFAQLTATLSGRGLCILPNFIAARFPDLQMVLAGEVELRRGYWLTSHHDLANVPRVRSLMDFILTTARAHENLFILDRRTIA from the coding sequence ATGGCCACGCCTTTTACCTGGGACGACCTGCAATATTTCCTGGCCGTGGCCCGCACGGGACAACTTTCATCTGCGGCGAGAAGCCTGCGCACCAGCCACGCCACCGTCTCCCGCCATATCGACCGGCTGGAATTCTCGCTTAAAACCAAGCTGTTCGAGCGCAACCCGCGCGGTTACGAACTGACGACGGTGGGACGGCGGCTGGTCGATACGGTCGAGCGCATAGAAGCGGAAGCCGAAAGACTGCAATCGGATATTTCCGAAAGCGGCAGCCTGCTGCGCGGCGTGGTGCGCTTAAGCGCCCCTGAAGGTTTTTCCAATTTTTTCTTCGTGGAAAGGCTGAAAGACTTCGCCGTGACCCATCCCCACATCATGGTGGAAATGGTGACGATCCAGCAGATCATGGCGCTTTCCAGAAAGGAGGCGGATGTGGCGGTCACGCTCGATCCGCCGAAAGCCGGTCCCTATATCAATGAACAGATCATCGACTATACGCTGCATATCTATGCCTCGCGTTCCTATCTCGCCGGGCGGCCGAAGATCACGCGGCGCGAGGACCTGCTCGACCATTTCTTCATCGGTTACGTGCAGGACCTGATCTTTTCGCCGGGCCTCGATTACATGCGCGACGTGCTGCCCGGCCTCAGGCCCAATTTCCAGTCATCCAGCATTTTTGCGCAGCTCACCGCCACGCTGAGCGGCCGTGGCCTTTGCATCTTGCCGAACTTCATCGCGGCACGCTTTCCGGACCTGCAGATGGTGCTTGCCGGTGAAGTGGAGCTGCGGCGCGGCTATTGGCTCACCAGTCATCACGATCTCGCCAACGTGCCGCGCGTGCGCTCGCTGATGGATTTCATCCTGACGACGGCACGTGCCCACGAAAATCTCTTCATCCTCGACCGAAGGACGATTGCCTGA
- a CDS encoding mandelate racemase/muconate lactonizing enzyme family protein — MKITAVEPFILHLPLTSESISDSTHSITHWGVVGAKITTGDGIEGYGFTGTHAHLPSDRLITSCISDCYTPLLLGEDASEHSRLWMKLARYPSLQWVGRAGITHLALAAIDVALWDLKAKKAGVPLWQYLGGARTAGVEAYNTDIGWLSFTLENLLAGSAKAVEEDGFTRLKLKVGHDDPNVDIARLAAVRQRVGSSIRIAIDGNGKWDLPTCQRFCAAAKDLDIYWFEEPLWYDDVTSHARLARGTSIPIALGEQLYTVDAFRSFIDAGAVAYVQPDVTRLGGITEYIQVADLALAHRLPVVPHAGEMSQVHVHLSYWHPASTILEYIPWIKDHFEEPIHVRDGVYRRPEQPGASTTPLAESFARYGKAVK; from the coding sequence ATGAAAATTACCGCTGTCGAACCTTTCATCCTGCATTTGCCGCTCACGTCGGAGTCGATTTCCGATTCCACCCACAGCATCACCCACTGGGGCGTCGTCGGCGCAAAAATCACCACGGGTGACGGCATTGAGGGCTATGGTTTCACCGGCACCCACGCGCATCTGCCGTCCGACAGGCTGATCACCTCCTGCATCAGCGATTGTTATACTCCCCTGTTGCTGGGTGAGGATGCGTCCGAGCATTCACGGCTCTGGATGAAACTTGCCCGTTATCCCTCGCTGCAATGGGTCGGCCGGGCGGGCATCACCCATCTGGCGCTTGCCGCCATCGACGTGGCGCTGTGGGATTTGAAGGCGAAAAAGGCGGGCGTGCCGCTCTGGCAATATCTCGGCGGTGCGCGCACGGCAGGCGTGGAAGCCTATAACACCGATATTGGCTGGCTTTCCTTTACGCTGGAAAACCTGCTGGCCGGCAGTGCAAAGGCCGTGGAGGAGGATGGCTTCACCCGCCTGAAGCTCAAGGTCGGTCATGATGATCCGAATGTCGACATTGCCCGGCTTGCCGCCGTCCGCCAGCGCGTCGGCTCCTCCATCCGCATCGCCATTGACGGCAACGGCAAGTGGGACCTGCCGACATGCCAGCGTTTCTGCGCCGCGGCGAAGGATCTGGATATCTACTGGTTCGAGGAACCGCTGTGGTATGACGACGTCACCAGCCACGCCCGGCTGGCGCGCGGCACATCCATCCCCATCGCACTGGGCGAGCAGCTTTATACGGTGGATGCGTTCCGCTCATTCATCGATGCCGGCGCGGTCGCTTATGTCCAGCCGGATGTGACCCGGCTTGGCGGCATCACCGAATATATTCAGGTGGCTGATCTCGCACTCGCCCATCGCCTGCCCGTGGTGCCGCATGCGGGTGAGATGAGCCAGGTGCATGTGCATCTGAGCTACTGGCATCCGGCTTCGACCATTCTCGAATATATTCCGTGGATCAAGGATCATTTCGAAGAGCCGATCCATGTGCGGGATGGCGTTTACAGGAGGCCGGAGCAGCCCGGCGCCAGCACGACGCCGCTGGCGGAAAGCTTTGCCCGTTATGGCAAGGCGGTGAAATAA